CTAGTTTGACAGGTTTTCTTGTTCAacgtttaaaaaaatgttattcaaTTGCCTTCCATCCTCCATGattttttatgaaaatttgaTTGTTAATCTTACAGAGAATCCCTTGTACATGACAATTCACTTCTCACTTGTTGCTTTCTGGAAatcagtctttgtctttctgcaCTTGGTTAAAGTGTGTCTTGTGAATCTCTTCGGTTGTGTCTTGCTCAAATACCTAAATTTCTTGTGTTTTTAGATTCATATATTTCATCAAATACAATAAAGTATGTCCTTTTTTCcccaagtatttatttatttatttattttgccattttCGCTGTCTTTTATCCTTATTAGATACATATAAAGTATAATCTGGTCCACTAGATAGTATTCCAGAGTTTTCTTAAGCTCCAATTATTcctctaaatttttatttaattctgtttttcagattcaataaacatttgcctATCTTCATGCTCTGCTACTGTACCTACTCAAACCTGCTCTTGAATTGTTCTGCTGAATTTTTCATTTAGTCGTTCTGTTCagctctataattttttttattcactttcctaatttttcaccctttttcatatttatcttttattttacagattttcctttatttttcccgAATTTGGTTTAGCAATTTTAGCATAGTTTTAGGTAGttcttttaaaatctcagtgtgtgtgtgctaagtcacttcagtcatgtccaactctttgcaaccctatctCAGTAGGTATTTCAAATACTGGGCTTTGCTACAAATgttatctgaatttttttttccccctttagggtttttttttttcccctgctttgtatactttattatttttttaaaacgtTAGACATCATCCTATTATAACATGGTAACTCAgagattattttctcccagtttccagggctttctgattttctttcaatttttgaaGGCTCTAGTAGAACAttgtgagaaggaaatggcaacccactccttgggggattcttgcctagagaatcctatggacagaggagcctggtgggctgttgtccatggggtcgcacagagctggacactactgaagtgacttagcagcagcagtagaacaTTTGTTTAGGtaatattctaatttattttttttactttaaaaaattttgtgtggTCAATACATATGCTTGTTTTAAATCACTGTAGTTTGTATTTAGCTAATATTTTGACAAAAATCTATTTGAATTtcacaattaggaaaaaaatgaaggaaaaaaacacagaaaaattctgtaataTAAACCTCTGAAAAATGACACAATATTTATACCTATTATACTGGTCTGCTTTGTTACTCATATACAGTCAGTAAAGTCTTTTTAGTTATCTGCTATAGGAAGAGTTAAAGTCAgtgttgctgctgtttttgtttgtttcactggTTGTATAATTTTCTATTGGAAATAAAGAGTTCTCAATGCTAACCTAGTTTTTACTATTCATATTAGAGAATAATATCTTCCATGGTGtgggcgtgcagcagtccatggggtcgtagggtcagatacgactgagcgactgaactgaattgatcctTTGTGGTGGCCAAAAGAGACACAACTCTGAAATTGTATTTTGAAGGATAGTGGCAGTTAATGAAGCCACTTAGGAGATTATTTCTTCAGTTCTTGTGGAGATATTGCTAATGCTACCACAATTGCTTTGTTCTTCCTTTGGCCCCTAGGGAAGAGTACTCTGACCCTAACCCTGGGAAAGCCCTCAGAAGATAGTTGTGAAATTCCCAAAATAGAGGACATATCTCCAAGGCTTAAGACTGATGAAGTCGCAATACTTCTCACAGGGGAATCTCTGACCATGCTTTTCCCTACCTCCTGCCACAGGGAAAAATAAACTGAGGggagaaaaacacaaaaggaaTTTTGCATTTATCTAAAGCATAGGGATGTGCCATGTCGAATGACAGCAGGCAGGAGATCCCTTTGCTTATTTCCCTTACAAAGTAATTGAAAATAGTGTGCTCTAGTTCATAGCTATGTTGAAAAGGAACATTTGAGGAATATAcaattaataatattccattcctgaaaaataatcaaacaaaATATTGGATGTGAGTATACCTGGCAAGATATAATCTGTGTTATTTCTCACTTGTCTAGAGAGTAACATAGCAGTGCTTTTGCCATTTCATTATTTCTGTAATTTGAGGCAATAATCAACCTCAGAAATTCATTTAGCATGTATCttataaatgaaaactttaaataaataatatatttctccttatatttaaatatttaatttttataaaaatgctaaataaattaaaattatatttttctatatcaaGTTTTTGCTAAGATTATACATAGCTAGAGAGTGTATAACCCTGTTTTTCTAAAGGCAGACTAAAATAACTACGAtatctttcagaaaaagaaaaggtatttgCTTTGGGGTATGGCATTGATCTgattctcttgtcaaaactctatttatattctttccaaattgtttttcttttcttgttagtACTAgaaagaataatgatagtaatactAGGAGAAATAGTGATTGATATCTTTTAGCATGGCTAAGTACCATGCCATTGACTATATAGATAATAGCAATAAGATATACTTTGGACACTTGGTCTGgacacaaataatatatattttaatatttttcttctggaaTCAGAGAATCAAGCtcagcaaatatatttttaaaagtctgtccCAGTTCTTTCCTCTAAATGGTTTCCTCAAATTATAAATTATAGGTCAATtgttactcatatttttcaaaatggcgTTACACCTGCAAaagtacaattttatttttgttaatcagATGAAAATGGCAAAAAAGATTAAACTTTTTGGGAAACTAAAACTGAAGTTTGGGTAAGACTTGTAAACTATCCCTTGACCGTGCTAACCTAACTTAGCCATTTAACAAGGTCTAACTAAAAGctttttttatcttgaaaaaatgTACTTTATCAACAGTACACCACAAAGAACATAAATACTGTGGCATAAGCCCTATACACATTTCTATATAAAGATTTATGATTCAAAACATTCACAACGGTTTAATGCAGAAATCTCTAGATATGAACCATATTGCTGTCATGTTACATTCAGCTGCTGTTTTCATTGTGATCTATATTACCTGTACTTTTACCACCAGAACTTctttaaacattataaaataagttttaCATATATAAGAACATTTATATTATTGGTATTCAATTTTTTATCATAATCTGCATTTATCATCTGTATATTTTGGTACTAAAgcacatgtatataaaaatataactattgAAAAACAGTGTTTctctaaaaacaaaatttcatttaaaaaaaaaaattgtaagaacaTTAAAGGTTTAAGTATAGTCataaatactgtattgtatatttaaacatttgttaGGTAGATATATCTCATATTAAGTGTTCTTTAACATAGCCAACTTATGGAAACAAACACTacggacattgaaagatgaatggatgtgttgttagggaaattaaatataGTCTTGTTtgggcttcagagacaaagcagagcaggcctcCTACCTTtcttctaacctgcctggacactgccctgactgggagtgactgagtgactgcctGCCGTGAGTGCAAGACTTGCACACCTTAGATAAAATGGGGGAGGaatcttgagattgttgagcccctggagggggccTGGCAAACCTAGCCCTAAGCTTAGCAACGTTCTAAGTTTTACATGACAAAACCACCAGCTTTAAAATGAAACCAGGCTTGCAATTTGGTCACAGATTGATGATGGTATCAGTTTGCATCCTGGTATTACAAGCCAGAACCCCAAACTGCAATCTTTGAAGCCTCACCCATGTAGCAGACACACTGCCTGTGATCttttcccaactgggactccagatgtgcttCGACACAGGCCTTCCCAGTGctgtttaagtctggatgttggtcaaaacccagtGTGGTGCGGTGATGAATGCTCTGctctatttctccttcttttaatgttagtatgttgaaagtaagctagagaattctctaataaatatttgtattatttatttctatataatgagggcttattttgttaacaaatcctttgaacctgagatgaaagtgaaaactttcagcaaaacaatgtgtgatttttgtaatttttttaaactatttttaaacaatGCATGAGAATTTGTGAATGCAATGGTTTTTGAAATAAACAAGCTAAGGTTAGAACACCTAAAACAGTATGAACAAACGCTTTTCTATAGGTGTTGAATTCCtgctctttgttttgtttctggaaaCAGAGTTGTTCATTTACCAGTCTTCCAACAAACCCCAACTGATAGCATATAACAGAGTTCATAAGTGTAAAAATGTAGCCAGTACTTTGTCTTCATATGGACACTTGTATGGCCCAGGAGTTCTATTCTGAGACTGACCACCTCCAACCATTGGCCTCAGATTTGCATGTTGTTGATTTCTTCACCATCTTCTAATGTTTACTATATGAAGTCCTCAGAGATGGGGAAATGTTATTATCTTTGAATAGCcatagttaatattttatccCAACTGTGCTTTACTAAAACAACCTACCCGGTACAATACGTACCCCACCACTTAAAACTATacaactagaaaaataatttgcttCTTTAGTTTCATCATTTGTAAAGTGGATTATTAGACTACtgttctttctgatttatttcctaAATCAAATAAACTAAATCATGTCAAATTGAAGATGCCAATTATGTTTTTCccatcattaatttttaatttttcttaaggaTGCATTACtatcatgaaagaaagaaaaatataatattccTTTCTTGTTCATATTTTGGCTTTGCTGTTTCATTCCAGATTAGAGACAATGAGATATGAATGTGGCAAATCAAACaagagtgacagagtttatttttctgggattttctGGTGTTCTCTATCTGAGGCTTGCATTATTTGTGATGTTTCTCACTGTATATCTGCTCTCTCTCATGGGAAACACCCTCATCATCTTCATTGTTCTCATGGATTCCACACTCCAAATACCCATGTATATTTTCTTAGGAAATTTGTCATTTCTGGAGATCTGGTACACAACAGCCACAGTGCCTAAATTGCTGGCCACTTGTCTCTCACAGGTTGTTACCATTTCCGTTGCTGGTTGTATAACCCagtactacttttttttttctctggggGCCACAGAGTGCATCCTGTTggctgtgatggcctatgaccgatACCTGGCCATATGCAGCCCTCTAAGGTATGCATTCCTCATGAGTCTCCAGGTATGCCTGTGGTTTTCAGTTGGATCTTGGATTGGGGGCTTCATTGCCCCTGTTCTACCTACTGTACTTGTCTCTTATTTAAATTTCTGTGGCTCTCAAAAGATCaatcatttcttctgtgactcAGAACCAATTTTTCAACTCTCCTGCTCAGATACGTTCATGGTGGAGGCCTTGGGTTACACATGTACCTCTGTTGTGATTCTAAGTTCTTTTCTTCTCACTATGTCTTCCTATGGACACATTGTGGTCACAATTATCAGGCTATCTTCTCGAGAGGCTCGGAAGAAAACTTTCTCCACCTGCGCCTCCCACCTCACTGTGGTCACCATCTATTATGGCACCATTATTTTTGCCTATGTTCGCCCTCCAGCCAAGCACAACTTTACCATGGGTAAAGCAGTCTCAGTATTCTACTGTGTGGTCACCCCACTTTTAAATCCTCTTGTATACACCCTAAGAAACAAAGATGTGAAGAAAGCCTTCAGAAAAGTTCTGGAGAGAAAGAGATTGTTCTTGGCCAGACATACCCAGGAGGTTTGAAAGATCAATTAATATGAAAAAGCTAGAATGGATTACCACATTACATAtgcaaatagtaaatattaaaaattatattataaaattgatGCTACCTAATACGGATATTTTTGCACTTCACATTTTGGTTTGAATTCAACTGAAATAGATATTTGGTAACTGGTGTTTAAGAATACCTCGTTGCAAAGCTATAGTGATAAGGAGATAAATACACGAAGTTCCTACTCACAAGCACTTACAGTGGGAAAATTGGCTGGTTAGTTCTATGCAATTGttcagcaaatttttaaaaaatctacaccTCAATAGTAACTATTAATACAAGCCAAAAATTGTTTCTAAGGCAGTGTTACTCCATGTGGCTGTCTATCATAAATATATCATTTGTACTTTAAAATAGTTtgatcaataaacatttgttaaataaatataatgagcCAGACACTATTCTtaaacatgaatatttatttacatatagatATAAACACACATAGAGAATTTCTTTAGAAATAATATCAGGAAAATATTAGATACCTTAAGATTTTTAGATAGTTtacataattttcaaatttagaaGTAACATGATGGAAGGAAAGATTTTAGAATTGGAAAATACAAAGTATTGATATCTTAAACACCGTATAAACAAATTTTTCTTtaggtttttataaaatattcaagcaGATAATCATTTCAGCATGTACTAAGTGCATTTTGGAGCAACAGAAAAAGTGGAATAGTGGGAAGAAATAGTTTCTATTTATTATGTTCATCTTTTCTATATAATAGAGAtgcttcacaatttttaaataatttctgatATAGTTTAGTAACTCATAAAGGATGAACAGGAATGCTGAAAGACCTAATAgtcttataaaatttttttatgacAAAATGGGTTCTCTACCCTGATTGCCTATTGCTTGCCTTCTTTTTCTGTACTTAGTAGCTAGAAGTATCAGAGTAACCTGGGAACATGTTAAGAAATACATCTAACTTCAGCCTCTTGAATGAGACTATTCATTGCAACAAGATCCCAGCTGACTGATAATTGCAGATATAATCATTAGTAGCACTTCTTTTAGGCAATTAAGTAAATttacatatctatttttttttgcctttatttacttattttttttcatttatttttattagttggaggccaactactttacaatattgtagtgatttttgtcttacattgacatgaatcagccatggatttacatgtattcccatcccgatcccccctcccacctccctctctacccgatccctctgggtcttcccagtgcaccagatccgagcacttgtctcatgcatccaacctgggctggtgatctgtttcaccctagataatatacatgtttcgatgctgttctcttgaaacatcccaccctcaacaATCTATTTTTAATCACAAGATTATATAATTAAATCAAGAGTTGCTTGCACATGCCAATGCCTGAAATTTTTCttagtttaaatttttacatattttctgtatatattaaagctacaagattttttttctgaacacttagtttttattttatcttacacTTTCATGGAAACTATTGTCACAATCACTGgttcatataaatgaaaaatgtatgtcATACTTCAACAGTTTTCTAACCCTTCTTTTGCCATCAGAATAATAGAGCAATATGCAAATTCTCACAATAACAGTGAAATGTTTTGTGTCATTAGACAAGTATTTCTGTATACCACTCTTCTGCAGGGAGTAAAAAGTTCATTCTATACACTTCTGTCCTATAGTTCAGCCTAAGTATTGAactaacaaaaggaaaataacacaGGATAAAATCATGGATGCTTTGTTCTAACTTTTTTTACATGCACTTAAGTGttttcaaaaggaaacaaatgtcAAAGAATGATACTCCACATCCAGTTCTACAATGATTAAGTCATTAGTTGCTGACCTCCAATGCACCCTGAGAGGAAATATAAAGCACTTTGTGCTTTGAAAAAAGTATACCACTAAGATGGTTAGATTTATATCTCTGAAAGAATTTTAATGAAGCCagatttttgcatcttttcttaATGTAGAGAAGGCACTAAACTGATAAACTGTGGTATCTGCTTCTTGTG
This genomic window from Cervus canadensis isolate Bull #8, Minnesota chromosome 4, ASM1932006v1, whole genome shotgun sequence contains:
- the LOC122439444 gene encoding olfactory receptor 6F1-like, which codes for MNVANQTRVTEFIFLGFSGVLYLRLALFVMFLTVYLLSLMGNTLIIFIVLMDSTLQIPMYIFLGNLSFLEIWYTTATVPKLLATCLSQVVTISVAGCITQYYFFFSLGATECILLAVMAYDRYLAICSPLRYAFLMSLQVCLWFSVGSWIGGFIAPVLPTVLVSYLNFCGSQKINHFFCDSEPIFQLSCSDTFMVEALGYTCTSVVILSSFLLTMSSYGHIVVTIIRLSSREARKKTFSTCASHLTVVTIYYGTIIFAYVRPPAKHNFTMGKAVSVFYCVVTPLLNPLVYTLRNKDVKKAFRKVLERKRLFLARHTQEV